A window of the Caldalkalibacillus salinus genome harbors these coding sequences:
- a CDS encoding response regulator — MSPYQVLIVEDDFRVGQINEQFVQQIPGFEVIGVTHTGRDTLRLLRSHTPDLILLDVYIPDVTGMDLFWQIKEQQREVDIIMITASKEVHTVKETLQGGIFDYLIKPIKFERLKDTLQRFNQQKQLLEKEEVEQDDVDQILHQARIETATTSHSHNLPKGVDPMTLEKVKSVVHHRGVTAVEVGKKIGASRTTARRYLEYLVRVKKVKAELIYGDVGRPERRYFLL, encoded by the coding sequence ATGTCTCCGTATCAAGTGCTAATCGTTGAAGATGATTTTAGAGTAGGACAGATTAATGAACAGTTCGTCCAACAAATACCGGGATTTGAGGTCATAGGTGTGACACATACTGGACGAGATACATTACGATTACTCCGGTCTCATACACCTGATCTTATCTTGTTAGATGTCTACATCCCGGATGTGACGGGGATGGACTTATTCTGGCAGATCAAAGAGCAACAACGTGAAGTGGATATCATCATGATAACCGCGTCTAAGGAAGTGCACACAGTCAAAGAGACACTTCAAGGAGGGATATTTGATTATTTAATTAAACCTATTAAGTTTGAACGACTGAAAGACACATTACAACGATTTAACCAACAGAAACAGCTGCTCGAAAAAGAAGAGGTCGAACAGGACGATGTGGATCAAATTTTACACCAAGCCAGAATAGAAACGGCAACTACAAGTCATTCTCACAATTTACCAAAGGGCGTCGATCCAATGACACTAGAAAAAGTGAAAAGTGTTGTTCATCACCGAGGCGTAACCGCTGTAGAAGTAGGGAAGAAGATTGGCGCGAGCAGAACGACAGCGAGACGATATTTAGAATATTTAGTCCGGGTTAAGAAGGTAAAGGCTGAGCTTATATATGGCGATGTAGGTCGACCTGAACGTCGTTATTTTCTGCTGTGA
- a CDS encoding tripartite tricarboxylate transporter substrate binding protein: protein MPFISCKRLYFLTMLLFLSLTLLLAACSTEDTQGQSAEQGAQEWEPDKPVEYIAPANPGGGWDTLARTTAQVLETTGLASQPLPVVNKPGGGGAVGWSYMAGFEGDPHKLFVTSPPIILVPLNGNSEYDHTDFTPIARLITDYMIVGVKEDSEYETFDDLLEALENNPQDVSIAGGSAPGSMDHIAIAGAVNAAGLPAKEINYVPFSGGGEAITSLLGGHVDVVITGVGESTQHIDAGEMRVLAVSAPERLPHLPDTPTISESGFDYTFDLWRGVMAPKDMPDEAVTYYENLFAEMQDTPEWEEARDQLGWTDAYLTSEEFEAFLDEQSALFEDILAEIGMTE, encoded by the coding sequence ATGCCATTCATATCTTGTAAGCGCTTATATTTTTTAACCATGCTTTTATTTTTGAGTTTGACCTTACTCTTAGCCGCTTGTAGCACAGAAGACACTCAAGGTCAATCGGCTGAACAAGGGGCACAGGAATGGGAACCGGACAAACCTGTTGAGTATATTGCGCCTGCGAATCCGGGTGGGGGATGGGACACCCTCGCACGTACAACTGCACAAGTGTTAGAGACAACTGGCCTAGCTTCTCAGCCTTTGCCTGTGGTAAATAAACCTGGTGGAGGCGGTGCAGTTGGCTGGTCATACATGGCCGGTTTCGAAGGAGACCCTCACAAATTATTTGTCACAAGTCCACCGATTATCTTAGTGCCGCTAAATGGGAATTCTGAATATGATCATACCGATTTTACACCGATTGCTCGTCTCATTACCGATTACATGATCGTTGGTGTGAAGGAAGATTCAGAGTATGAAACGTTTGACGATTTACTAGAGGCATTAGAGAACAATCCACAAGACGTCAGTATAGCAGGGGGATCAGCTCCCGGAAGTATGGACCATATTGCTATTGCAGGTGCTGTTAATGCTGCTGGACTTCCGGCCAAGGAAATCAATTATGTTCCGTTTTCTGGGGGTGGAGAAGCGATTACTTCATTACTCGGAGGGCATGTCGATGTGGTGATTACAGGTGTTGGAGAGTCAACCCAGCATATTGATGCAGGGGAGATGAGAGTATTGGCTGTTTCAGCCCCTGAGCGTCTACCACATTTACCCGACACCCCTACGATTTCAGAGTCAGGCTTCGACTACACCTTTGATCTTTGGAGAGGTGTGATGGCGCCTAAGGATATGCCGGATGAAGCTGTGACATACTACGAAAATTTGTTTGCAGAAATGCAAGACACGCCTGAGTGGGAAGAAGCCCGCGATCAGCTTGGCTGGACGGATGCCTACTTAACTAGCGAGGAATTCGAAGCCTTTCTCGATGAGCAGAGCGCATTGTTTGAGGACATATTAGCGGAAATCGGTATGACTGAATAG
- a CDS encoding tripartite tricarboxylate transporter TctB family protein, translated as MMVLKTPNRVMGIIFFLLSIAYLLYAFNIPQFNLTVPVDSDLFPKVLGFMLLVLSFALFFEKDRTEKATVSLKEDQGRPQTDQKITESDQKSTDSTDEGVYQAQQKNHIDHDANNESISRWQQPYMQVICTVLFTVLYIALFERLGFILSTGIFLFGTTYFFGYRRHLINLAVALSVSLIFYFVLTKALNIYLPQGPLTI; from the coding sequence ATGATGGTCCTTAAGACACCTAACCGTGTGATGGGAATCATTTTCTTTCTTTTATCGATCGCTTATTTACTTTATGCGTTTAATATACCACAGTTCAACTTAACGGTTCCTGTTGACTCTGATCTGTTTCCAAAAGTGTTAGGCTTTATGCTTTTGGTGCTGTCGTTCGCCTTATTTTTTGAAAAGGACCGAACAGAAAAAGCGACCGTTTCGCTAAAAGAAGACCAAGGTCGTCCCCAAACAGACCAAAAAATTACAGAATCAGATCAAAAGAGCACAGATTCAACAGACGAAGGTGTGTATCAAGCGCAGCAAAAGAATCATATCGATCATGATGCTAACAATGAATCGATTAGCCGTTGGCAACAACCTTATATGCAAGTCATTTGTACAGTGTTATTCACGGTGTTATACATCGCCTTGTTCGAAAGACTGGGTTTTATTCTCAGTACGGGTATATTTCTTTTTGGTACGACTTACTTCTTTGGCTATCGTCGACATCTCATCAATCTGGCTGTGGCCTTATCTGTATCCCTTATCTTTTATTTCGTACTCACCAAGGCGCTTAATATCTATTTACCACAAGGCCCGTTAACAATTTAA
- a CDS encoding tripartite tricarboxylate transporter permease, whose amino-acid sequence METLDSLFYGFSVALQWENLIFVFIGVLAGTIIGMLPGLGPVSAIAIMIPITFGMNPASALILMAGVYYGAIFGGSTSSILLNAPGVAGTVATSFDGYPLAKRGQAGKALAIAAYSSFVGGTVSIFGLMLIAPLLAKFAVSFGPAEYFALMVLGLTAVVSLSDKSLVKGLIAAVVGVMISIIGIDLQTGTLRYTFGVSQLYEGIEFLIVALGIFALAEVFVMLVNGGQKQNQHHIGSLKLNKREVKEMGPPVIRSSVLGFFTGVLPGAGATIASFLGYSVEKRIAKDGDTFGKGNVKGVAAPEAANNAACSGSFVPLLTLGVPGSGTTAVLLGALLIMGVSPGPLMFQDRPDVFWGVIASMYIGNIFLLLLNLPLIPLFAKILEIPRAMLLSLIIVFCMIGVYGLSFSLFDLGLLLGFGLLGFGMRMYGFPAAPLILALILGDIMEKSMRQALQISQGDWMVFIHKPISVTLLGLALLSLFIPVINKMIKRKQKANIEMKA is encoded by the coding sequence GTGGAAACACTAGACAGTTTATTTTACGGCTTTAGTGTAGCCCTTCAGTGGGAGAATCTCATTTTTGTATTTATCGGCGTTCTTGCAGGGACGATAATTGGCATGTTACCAGGTTTAGGACCGGTGAGTGCCATTGCCATCATGATCCCCATTACGTTTGGGATGAACCCTGCATCGGCCCTCATTCTTATGGCAGGGGTCTATTATGGGGCCATCTTTGGTGGGTCAACCTCGTCCATTCTCCTCAATGCACCGGGGGTTGCCGGCACTGTGGCCACATCATTTGATGGGTACCCTCTCGCCAAACGAGGACAAGCGGGAAAAGCCTTAGCCATTGCAGCTTACTCATCCTTTGTTGGAGGGACAGTGAGTATCTTTGGTCTGATGTTGATTGCCCCTCTATTAGCTAAGTTTGCGGTTAGTTTTGGTCCGGCCGAGTATTTCGCCTTGATGGTACTAGGATTAACCGCTGTCGTTTCACTATCAGATAAGTCACTCGTCAAAGGATTAATCGCTGCCGTTGTCGGTGTGATGATTTCTATAATAGGTATTGATTTACAAACAGGGACCCTGAGGTATACGTTCGGCGTGTCTCAATTATATGAAGGCATTGAATTTCTTATCGTTGCGCTCGGTATTTTTGCCCTTGCAGAGGTATTCGTCATGCTAGTAAACGGCGGTCAAAAACAAAACCAACATCATATAGGCTCTTTAAAGTTAAACAAGCGCGAAGTGAAAGAGATGGGACCACCCGTCATCAGGAGCTCCGTGTTAGGGTTTTTTACGGGCGTGTTACCGGGGGCAGGTGCTACAATCGCGTCCTTCTTAGGGTATTCTGTGGAGAAGCGCATCGCCAAGGACGGAGACACGTTTGGAAAAGGCAATGTCAAGGGAGTAGCGGCTCCTGAAGCGGCGAACAATGCCGCCTGTAGTGGCTCGTTTGTTCCCTTACTAACCTTGGGTGTCCCTGGGTCAGGGACCACGGCAGTATTACTAGGGGCCTTGCTTATCATGGGCGTAAGCCCGGGACCACTCATGTTCCAGGATCGTCCTGATGTCTTTTGGGGCGTGATTGCCAGCATGTATATCGGGAACATATTCCTGCTACTATTAAATCTACCCCTCATTCCGTTGTTTGCTAAGATCTTGGAGATTCCAAGAGCCATGTTATTATCCCTAATCATCGTTTTCTGTATGATCGGTGTATATGGCTTGAGTTTCAGTCTGTTCGATTTAGGTTTGCTACTAGGGTTTGGGCTTTTAGGGTTTGGTATGAGGATGTATGGATTTCCAGCCGCCCCTCTCATCCTCGCTCTCATTTTGGGAGATATTATGGAAAAGTCCATGCGTCAGGCTCTACAGATTTCTCAAGGAGATTGGATGGTTTTTATTCACAAACCGATTTCTGTGACGTTACTCGGTCTAGCGCTTCTTTCGTTGTTTATTCCAGTTATCAATAAGATGATAAAGCGCAAGCAAAAGGCTAATATTGAGATGAAAGCTTAA
- a CDS encoding DegV family protein yields MNNQPPQEETKIAWITDSTSSLDEDFIKENDLHVVPLHIIFGDQVYRENIDITADEFYEKLRHSDVLPKTSQPTYGDFINVYEKMKDTYTHAIAVHCSSKLSGTYQSSYSAAQSVEDLTVEVIDSKIGSFPLAEMIKTGVELTKQGESFQSIVHHISAMSDRVKMYFVPENMEQLKRSGRVTGLQAFIGSLLKMKLMLKFEDGAVLVEEKIRTAKKAKAKLFETLQMATEDTFIKKVGVLHADNLTKAKEWKTELEAMFPNIQFVTMPFIPVAGTHTGDKTMGLAWIEES; encoded by the coding sequence ATGAACAATCAACCACCACAAGAAGAAACCAAAATCGCCTGGATTACAGACAGTACAAGCTCATTAGATGAAGATTTCATTAAAGAGAATGACTTACATGTTGTCCCGCTTCATATTATTTTTGGGGATCAGGTTTACCGTGAGAATATAGATATAACAGCAGATGAGTTCTATGAAAAATTGCGCCACTCCGATGTTTTACCGAAAACTTCCCAGCCGACTTACGGCGACTTTATCAACGTCTATGAAAAAATGAAAGACACATACACACATGCCATCGCTGTACATTGTAGCTCCAAATTAAGTGGTACATATCAGAGCTCCTACTCAGCGGCTCAATCAGTGGAAGATCTTACAGTCGAAGTAATCGATTCTAAAATAGGCTCATTTCCCTTAGCAGAAATGATTAAAACGGGGGTTGAACTCACAAAGCAAGGTGAGTCGTTCCAATCAATCGTTCATCATATATCCGCTATGAGTGATCGGGTCAAAATGTATTTTGTACCAGAGAATATGGAACAATTAAAGCGAAGTGGCAGGGTCACAGGTTTACAGGCTTTTATAGGTAGCCTGCTAAAAATGAAGTTAATGCTTAAATTCGAAGACGGTGCTGTACTCGTGGAAGAAAAAATTCGTACAGCGAAGAAAGCGAAAGCCAAGTTATTTGAGACCTTACAAATGGCCACAGAGGATACATTCATCAAGAAAGTAGGCGTGTTACACGCAGATAACCTCACAAAAGCAAAAGAGTGGAAGACAGAGCTCGAAGCCATGTTTCCGAACATACAGTTTGTGACGATGCCCTTCATCCCTGTTGCAGGCACACACACAGGGGATAAGACAATGGGACTTGCGTGGATTGAAGAGTCCTAA
- a CDS encoding DeoR/GlpR family DNA-binding transcription regulator codes for MKDDAMLYGEERKKQIIELVNQNGRASVQDLSASFQVSESTIRRDLKELEEERKIKRAHGGAVSLQSVNFEPSVTEKEVRYKSEKRAIAQLAATFIEDGDTILIDSGTTTIHLIPELKSFTDITVVTNSLLIAQELQLNEGIDVIVLGGSLRRETQSLVGPVTNKALHMIRVDKGFIATNGLDLEEGLTTPNLIEAETKYHMMQAAKQVLVLTDHSKVGKVSFAKVAGLQDIDACITDSGVPNHMVQQLEEQGVDMHIVNAIGEGTT; via the coding sequence ATGAAGGATGATGCCATGCTTTACGGAGAAGAACGGAAGAAACAAATCATAGAATTGGTCAACCAGAATGGTAGGGCGTCTGTTCAAGACCTGAGTGCATCCTTTCAAGTATCCGAATCCACGATACGACGAGATCTGAAAGAGCTTGAGGAAGAAAGAAAAATAAAACGGGCGCACGGTGGAGCCGTTTCACTGCAGAGTGTTAACTTTGAGCCTTCGGTCACTGAAAAAGAAGTGCGTTATAAGTCTGAAAAGAGAGCCATCGCTCAGCTCGCGGCCACATTTATTGAAGATGGCGATACGATTTTAATAGATTCAGGAACAACAACGATCCATTTAATACCCGAGTTGAAATCGTTTACAGACATTACCGTTGTAACAAATTCCTTACTCATTGCTCAGGAACTACAGTTGAATGAAGGCATTGACGTCATCGTACTTGGAGGCTCGTTACGGAGAGAAACCCAATCTCTCGTGGGTCCCGTGACGAATAAAGCTTTGCATATGATACGGGTGGATAAAGGGTTTATCGCCACCAATGGTCTAGATCTGGAAGAAGGACTGACGACGCCTAATTTAATTGAAGCTGAGACGAAATACCACATGATGCAAGCAGCCAAACAAGTCCTGGTGCTGACGGATCATAGCAAAGTGGGCAAAGTAAGTTTTGCTAAGGTCGCAGGCTTACAAGATATTGATGCCTGTATCACAGATAGTGGCGTACCAAATCACATGGTGCAACAACTAGAGGAACAAGGCGTTGACATGCACATCGTCAACGCAATAGGGGAGGGGACAACATGA
- the pfkB gene encoding 1-phosphofructokinase — MSEQVITVTLNPALDKTVTVPTLKLGGLNRVKHVRIDPGGKGINVARVLDHFQTPVTATGYIAGTHGDQLLQRLQQTNINLDFVSVGGETRTNLKIVDEAQGLTTEINESGCDLTTADLTSLEQKLEQLLNEASLLVLGGSLPQGVPHTMYGTMIYQAKSRGVRTILDADGQALVEGLKAEPYAIKPNLYELEQLVGTPLKTFEAIVRAGQDILSNGVNLVLVSLGEEGAILLNHSYALKIEALPITPVSTVGAGDAMVGALAYAIQNGATLEDIAAWTTSAGALTASKPGTQVCTLQETRARLRDVQMKKI; from the coding sequence ATGAGTGAACAAGTGATTACGGTGACCCTTAACCCTGCATTGGATAAAACAGTCACTGTACCCACACTTAAACTGGGGGGGCTGAATCGTGTGAAGCACGTCAGGATTGACCCTGGAGGTAAAGGCATTAACGTTGCTCGGGTGCTCGATCATTTTCAAACGCCTGTGACAGCAACAGGGTACATTGCAGGGACCCATGGTGATCAGTTATTACAACGTTTACAACAAACCAACATCAATTTAGACTTTGTTAGCGTAGGTGGTGAAACCCGAACAAACCTTAAGATTGTAGATGAAGCACAGGGACTAACGACAGAAATAAATGAAAGCGGTTGTGATTTAACAACAGCAGACCTGACGTCCTTGGAGCAGAAGCTCGAACAATTATTAAATGAAGCGTCCTTGTTGGTGTTAGGAGGGAGCTTGCCGCAAGGTGTCCCGCATACGATGTATGGCACAATGATTTACCAAGCAAAATCAAGGGGTGTCCGAACCATATTGGACGCAGACGGCCAAGCTTTAGTGGAAGGGTTGAAAGCGGAACCATATGCGATTAAACCTAACCTATATGAGCTGGAACAACTCGTTGGCACACCTTTAAAAACATTTGAAGCGATCGTCCGTGCAGGGCAAGACATTCTGTCTAACGGGGTTAACCTCGTACTCGTCTCCTTAGGGGAAGAAGGGGCGATCTTATTGAATCATTCTTATGCTTTGAAAATAGAGGCACTTCCTATCACGCCTGTGAGCACGGTAGGGGCAGGAGATGCGATGGTTGGGGCTTTAGCGTACGCGATACAAAACGGTGCGACTTTGGAAGACATTGCCGCATGGACAACGAGCGCCGGGGCGCTTACAGCTTCCAAACCGGGGACACAAGTTTGTACATTACAAGAAACACGAGCGCGACTCCGTGATGTGCAAATGAAGAAAATATAA
- a CDS encoding PTS fructose transporter subunit IIC, protein MKKILAVTACPTGIAHTYMAAESLEKAAKEKNIDIKVETRGSVGVENGLTEQDIQEADAIIVAADTDADEGRFKGKAIVSVPVSEAIKDPHELIDRALAAQPEEKDVVKEVEVTKEKNNKERKGPYKHLMNGVSFMIPLVVAGGLIIALSFIFGIDAFEEEGTLPAALMDIGSGAALALMVPVLAGFIAYSIADKPGLAPGLIGGMLASQLESGFLGGIIAGFLAGYVAKWVRDYVKVPQNFQGLKPVLIIPFLSSLIVGLLMVYVIGEPARMIMGGLTGWLTGLTGTNAILLGLILGAMMSFDMGGPLNKAAYTFAVGLLGSEMYAPMAAVMAAGMTPPLGLWLATQLAPKLYSNEEKEAGKAAGVLGVSFITEGAIPFAAADPLRVIPAAVAGSAITGSLSMFFGATLRAPHGGIFVLPIPNAVGNVLLYGLAIIIGTVVTAVVVNVLKKLNNKRAAA, encoded by the coding sequence TTGAAAAAAATATTAGCGGTGACTGCATGCCCGACGGGTATCGCCCATACTTACATGGCAGCAGAATCTCTCGAAAAAGCAGCAAAAGAAAAAAACATAGACATTAAAGTGGAGACACGTGGAAGTGTCGGTGTTGAAAATGGGCTCACCGAACAGGATATTCAGGAAGCGGACGCCATCATCGTGGCAGCCGACACAGATGCCGACGAGGGGCGCTTCAAAGGGAAAGCCATCGTTTCCGTACCTGTCAGCGAAGCGATTAAGGACCCTCACGAACTGATTGATCGTGCCTTAGCTGCACAACCTGAGGAAAAAGATGTTGTGAAGGAAGTAGAGGTGACGAAAGAAAAAAACAATAAAGAAAGAAAAGGCCCTTACAAGCACTTAATGAACGGTGTGTCTTTCATGATTCCACTCGTCGTAGCTGGTGGACTTATTATCGCTCTTTCTTTTATTTTTGGTATTGACGCATTCGAAGAGGAAGGCACACTACCTGCAGCATTAATGGATATCGGTAGCGGTGCAGCGCTCGCCTTAATGGTCCCGGTTCTTGCTGGTTTTATCGCTTATTCTATTGCAGATAAGCCAGGTCTTGCACCAGGACTCATTGGAGGGATGTTAGCGTCACAGCTCGAGTCAGGATTCCTTGGTGGGATTATTGCAGGTTTCTTGGCAGGTTATGTGGCAAAATGGGTGAGAGATTACGTCAAAGTTCCCCAGAACTTCCAGGGGCTTAAGCCTGTACTCATTATTCCATTCTTATCATCGCTCATCGTTGGGCTGCTGATGGTTTACGTGATCGGTGAACCGGCCCGAATGATTATGGGTGGTCTTACAGGTTGGTTAACGGGGCTGACAGGCACGAACGCGATTTTACTTGGACTCATTTTAGGTGCTATGATGTCATTTGACATGGGGGGGCCATTGAACAAAGCGGCATACACTTTTGCCGTGGGATTATTAGGGAGTGAGATGTATGCGCCGATGGCCGCCGTCATGGCAGCAGGGATGACACCCCCACTCGGTTTATGGCTAGCCACTCAATTAGCCCCAAAGTTATACTCAAATGAGGAAAAAGAAGCAGGTAAGGCGGCCGGTGTGCTTGGAGTATCCTTTATCACTGAAGGGGCTATTCCATTTGCAGCAGCAGATCCATTACGTGTTATTCCCGCCGCCGTTGCCGGCTCAGCCATTACCGGTTCGTTATCTATGTTTTTCGGTGCAACCCTTAGAGCACCCCATGGAGGGATATTCGTACTACCGATCCCTAATGCTGTTGGCAATGTTCTCTTATATGGTCTTGCTATTATCATAGGCACGGTAGTCACAGCGGTAGTCGTCAATGTACTAAAGAAATTAAATAACAAACGGGCGGCAGCTTAG
- a CDS encoding PTS sugar transporter subunit IIA, translated as MNIADLLTEESILLSLQTNAKDACIKELTNALKKQGKINDAESYVNAVLKREDEGTTGIGFGVAIPHGKSSGVTEPGLAFAQLEEPVDWQSLDGVPVSIVFLIAVPESQAGNEHLQILSTLSRKLIHEEFREKLNKAKNSQEVLQVLQEA; from the coding sequence ATGAATATAGCTGATCTTTTAACAGAAGAGTCTATCCTACTTTCACTACAAACAAATGCGAAGGACGCGTGTATAAAAGAATTGACCAATGCGTTAAAAAAGCAAGGTAAAATAAACGACGCAGAAAGCTACGTCAATGCAGTACTGAAGCGAGAGGACGAGGGGACGACAGGCATCGGCTTCGGTGTGGCCATTCCCCACGGAAAATCCAGTGGCGTGACAGAACCCGGCCTCGCCTTTGCCCAGTTAGAAGAACCTGTTGACTGGCAGTCACTTGATGGTGTCCCTGTATCTATTGTCTTTCTGATTGCCGTACCGGAATCACAAGCAGGTAACGAGCACTTACAGATCCTATCTACCCTATCACGTAAACTCATTCATGAAGAGTTTAGAGAAAAATTAAACAAAGCCAAAAACAGCCAAGAGGTCCTACAAGTCTTACAAGAAGCTTAA
- a CDS encoding copper resistance CopC family protein, with protein MMRNRPIKIIFWMTALFTVILAGSILPQQATAHTYLDTSNPQEGEVVEEPLETIELFFETRIENVSTFYLVDEQGNNIEPENIDVGDDTMTGTFSEPLSSGAYTLEWDIIGLDGHRVTGSFPFEVDYEAQTEDDTAQGTEEGQEPDESPNQEGVSEDSEETESTDEPAQNDEQAQPEDEAEDSIAGEEQLEGENNAEGSSFSWVGIVVFVAIVAGLLFTLRGRRA; from the coding sequence ATGATGCGAAACAGACCTATTAAAATAATCTTTTGGATGACCGCACTTTTTACGGTGATTCTTGCCGGCTCAATTTTGCCACAACAAGCCACTGCGCATACGTATCTAGATACATCAAACCCACAGGAAGGGGAAGTGGTTGAGGAGCCATTAGAGACCATTGAGCTGTTCTTCGAAACACGTATTGAAAATGTTAGCACTTTTTACTTAGTGGATGAGCAAGGCAACAACATTGAACCTGAGAATATTGACGTCGGTGATGACACGATGACAGGTACTTTCTCCGAACCGTTATCTTCAGGTGCCTATACTCTCGAATGGGATATCATTGGGTTGGATGGTCACCGTGTGACGGGATCTTTCCCTTTTGAAGTTGACTACGAAGCTCAGACAGAAGATGACACGGCTCAAGGAACGGAAGAGGGACAAGAGCCGGATGAGTCACCAAATCAAGAAGGGGTATCAGAAGACAGTGAGGAAACAGAGTCTACTGATGAGCCGGCTCAAAATGATGAACAAGCACAACCTGAAGACGAAGCAGAAGATTCTATAGCTGGAGAAGAACAACTTGAAGGTGAGAATAATGCAGAAGGCTCTAGCTTTTCGTGGGTAGGAATTGTCGTATTCGTGGCTATTGTTGCTGGATTGCTATTTACCCTTAGAGGTCGTCGTGCATGA
- a CDS encoding copper resistance D family protein produces the protein MIYIVLDTLLYLCLAILTASFIIPVIPADKIPSIHIPKRVQLITIAGVMFLSFAPLLQIVLMYAGDFGFWTIFKSVLTSFEVGEAWIITALLCVTLFLTVLLSKQDNNEIVTFMGLFFSLLLILSFSWASHATSYAGELGFVAQSAHVLAISVWVGLLLVVGWWARDNANMMAFLKWFHPLAVTCVIVTIVAGFALMSSLDLNSTDIYIQSWVIPYGQALLIKHILFVPLLTFAFINGYLMRRRLEQDATFKPFSWMRVESLIILLIFSVTATLGQESPPHNIDMVISTEGPSNLFWLVYNGYIEPNMMLSLGWSGMSLGLGVFALICLGGMIAGFIRRFPALFSLGFGLAFVVTGYMALMFSVQ, from the coding sequence ATGATCTATATTGTTCTGGATACACTCTTGTATCTTTGTCTTGCTATCCTAACGGCAAGTTTTATCATTCCAGTCATTCCAGCAGACAAAATACCGAGCATTCACATCCCTAAACGTGTGCAATTGATCACGATTGCTGGCGTGATGTTCCTTTCTTTTGCACCGTTATTGCAGATCGTCCTCATGTATGCGGGTGATTTTGGCTTCTGGACCATTTTTAAGTCTGTGCTTACGTCTTTTGAAGTCGGTGAGGCCTGGATTATCACCGCCTTGTTGTGTGTCACCCTCTTTCTTACTGTGCTTCTTAGTAAGCAAGACAACAACGAAATAGTGACTTTTATGGGCTTATTTTTCAGCCTCTTGCTGATATTATCCTTTAGCTGGGCCAGCCACGCCACATCTTATGCTGGAGAATTAGGGTTTGTGGCCCAAAGTGCCCACGTACTGGCCATCTCAGTGTGGGTAGGGCTCTTATTGGTTGTCGGTTGGTGGGCTCGGGATAACGCCAACATGATGGCATTCTTGAAATGGTTTCACCCTTTGGCAGTGACCTGTGTGATCGTCACGATTGTAGCCGGGTTTGCACTCATGAGTAGCCTTGACCTAAACAGCACGGATATTTATATCCAGTCTTGGGTTATTCCTTATGGTCAAGCGTTATTGATTAAACACATTCTATTCGTGCCGTTGTTAACATTCGCCTTTATTAACGGTTACTTAATGAGAAGAAGGCTAGAGCAAGACGCGACATTTAAGCCTTTTTCATGGATGCGCGTCGAAAGTCTGATCATCCTACTCATATTTTCAGTTACGGCTACGCTTGGTCAGGAATCACCACCACATAACATTGATATGGTGATCTCAACAGAAGGCCCTTCCAACCTTTTTTGGCTCGTATATAACGGATATATTGAGCCGAATATGATGTTGAGCTTAGGGTGGAGCGGGATGAGTCTCGGATTAGGCGTATTCGCCTTGATCTGCTTAGGCGGCATGATAGCAGGGTTTATCAGACGGTTCCCAGCCCTTTTCTCACTTGGATTTGGGCTTGCCTTTGTCGTGACCGGGTACATGGCTCTCATGTTCAGTGTACAGTAA